Within the Flavobacterium sp. N502536 genome, the region TTACTTTTACGCCCATTATGAGACAAAAATTACTCACCATACGGCAAGAAATTTTGGAAGCTAAAAGGAATGGGCAAAAATTACTGGCTATACTGTTAGATCCGGATAAGATTGTTTGGGAAAATTTAGATCATTTATTGCTCAAAATAAATCAATCGCCCGCAACACATATATTTGTGGGAGGAAGTATTGTACAGGCAACAATTTTAGAAGATTTAATTTCAAAATTAAAACAAGATACCAATTTACCCGTTGTTATATTTCCGGGTGATCCTTCACAGATTTCGCCTCAGGCAGATGCGATTTTGTTTTTATCATTGTTATCAGGCCGGAATCCGGATTATTTAATAGAATATCAAGTTCAGGCTGCTCCAATTTTAAAAAGAACCAATCTGGAAGTAATTTCGACAGGTTATATTTTGATTGAAAGCGGGAACGAAACGGCCGTAGCACGCGTAAGTAAAACAAAACCACTGGATCGGGATAATTTTGATCTGGTTTTGGCAACAGCACAGGCAGGAGAAATGTTAGGGAACCAATTGATTTATTTGGAAGCGGGAAGCGGTGCAAAAAAAGCAGTTCCGTTAGAAATGATTCGGTTAATTGCCCAAAATGTGGAGATTCCTATAATTGTTGGCGGAGGAATTGTAGATTTGCACGGAATTCAAAACGCTTATAATGCCGGTGCTGATTTAGTGGTTATTGGAACCGCTTTTGAAAACGACAGTCATTTTTTTGAATCATAAAAATAAAACCAACCCAAAATAACCAATTCGATTATGATTGATTTTTTTCTGGACAGTTATAAAAACACTCCGTTATGGCATATTGCTCTGGAGTTTGTGGTTTTTATCTGCGGTATTTTGAGTGTTTGGTTTGCAAAAAAAGAAAATATATGGGTATATCCGACGGGTTTGATCGCCACCGTTATTTCGGTTTATCTGTTGTATGTTGCAGGTTATATTGGTGATATGATTATCAACGGATATTTTTCCATTATGAGTATTTACGGTTGGTATGTGTGGGCCAAAGGAGGAACAGTAGAAGATAATTTGCCCATAACACGTACAAACACAAACGAAAAAATAATTGGAATTGTATTGTTTTTTATAACTGTTTTTGTAGTTTTCGGCATTTACAAATACTTTGATTATGAAATCAAAAATGACAATTATGTCGATATGATTTCATCTGGAATATTTTTTGCGGGAATGTGGTACATGGCGAAGAAAAAGATCGAGAACTGGACGCTTTGGATCATTGGTGATATTATCGTGGTGCCCCTTTATGCTTATCGCGGTTTAGGGATGTTGTCACTTCAGTATTTAATTTTTACAATTTTGGCTATTTCAGCTTATTTAGAATGGAGAAAAATCTTAGACAGCAAAAAACAGCTATCATAAAAATTGCTTTATTTGGTCCTGAAAGTACAGGAAAAACTACCTTGGCAAAACAGCTTTCGGAATATTATGAAACCGAATGGGTTCCTGAATTTGCACGTGATTATTTGCAGGAAAAATGGGAAGAGAATCAGCACATTTGTGTAGCTGAAGATATGTTGCCTATTGCCTACGGACAAGTAGCTTTAGAAAATCAAAAGCTTAGTTTGTCTAAAAAATACCTTTTTTGCGATACCAACTTAATGGTGACAAAGGTTTTCTCTGAAATGTACTATGGTTTTTGTGATCCGCTTTTAAATGAGGCGGCATTAGAGCACGAATACGATTTGTTTTTCCTGACGGACATTGATGTCCCATGGGAAAAAGACGATATCAGAGATACTCCGGAAGGCCGTGAAACGGTATTTTCTGTTTTCAAACAAACTCTTATTGATACAAAGAAGCCTTTTATTATCCTTTCCGGAAATAAAGAGAGCCGTTTGGCCAAAGCGGTAGCTATTGTAGAACAATTGGCTATTGCAAAACAACATGGTTTTTCGTCAGAAGATTTTGTTCAGATATACGAACACGGAATTTCTTTTGAAAAGATTGTACAGCAACTACAAATTTTTAAAAACGGAATAACAAAATCTAATTTAATTAGTCCGGCTACAATAACCAATGGTGTTTTAAGTTTATCAGAAGCAGAATTTGAAGAAAAAGCAGCTTTTTTTGATGTCCAAAAATCAAAAATCAAACTTAAAAAGTTTGTTCCGGCTTCGGGAGCGGCGAGTAGGATGTTTAAATTTTTAAGTGCTTTTTTGAATGATTTTGAATTTGAGAAAGAGACTATTAATGCTTATATCAATAGGAAGAATGATAAAGAGCTATCTATTTTTATCGTGGCAATGGATAAATTTCCATTTTTTAAAACTATTGATAAAAAGCTGAAAGAAATTTATCCTGATTTTGAAACGTTAGACAGAGATTATAAAAATTACTATTTCATAAAGCTTTTACTGTCACTTGAATATTTTGATTTTGCGAATAAGCCAAAAGCAGTTTTGCCTTTTCATCAATACCAGACACATATAGCAAATCCAATCGAAGAACATCTGAATGAATGCGTTCACTATGCGTCATCAAATCAATTTTCTAATTTGCATTTTACTGTTTCAGAGATGCATCAGGATTTGTTTGAGAATGAAATAAAAGTTCTTAAAGAAAAAATAGAAAAAGAATCGGGAGTTAAAATTGAAATTGGTTACTCGTATCAGCGTAAAGGCACAGATTCTGTTTGTGTCGATGCAGTAAACGACCCTATTCGGGATAAAAATAATAAATTAGTTTTTAGACCTGGTGGGCATGGAGCATTAATCGAGAATTTGAATGGGCTTGATTCTGATGTCATTTTTATTAAGAATATCGATAATGTAATTCAGAATCATATTGATCAAATTGCGTTGTATAAAAAGGCACTAGCGGGAGTTTTACTTGAAATTCAGCAAAAGGTTTTCGGTTATTTAACTGCAATTGAAAAACAGGAGATAAAAGAAGAAGACCTTGAAGAGATTGTTACTTTTTTATTGAAGAAGCTTAATATTGAACTGAATAGTGATTTTAGTAAATTTACTTTTGAAAATAAAATCAGTAAGATTAAAGATTTGCTAGACAGACCAATTCGTGTTTGCGGAATGGTGAAAAATGAGGGAGAGCCCGTGGTGGACCATTTTGGGTAATGAATGATAAAGGATCGGTTTCATTGCAGATTGTTGAAGCATCGCAAATAGATCTGACCAATAAAAAACAACAGGAAATCCTGGCTTCGGCAACTCATTTTAACCCCGTTGATTTAGTTTGCGGAATTAAAAATTATAGGAATGAAAAGTTTGATCTATTGCAATTTGTAGATCAAAAAACAGGTTTTATTGTTGAAAAAAGTGTTGAAGGAAGAGTAGTAAAAAGCTACGAACTGCCAGGATTGTGGAACGGAGCAATGGCCAATTGGCTGACTATCTTTGTGGCAGTACCCTTAATTACTTTTAATCCGGTGAAAACAGTAAACGATTTATTAAAAGCAGCACATCAGCCACAATAATGGATGTCGAAAAAATTATATCAGAGTTAAGTTTTAAAGCAGTACGCAGCAGCGGTGCGGGAGGACAAAATGTAAACAAAGTGTCATCAAAGGTTGTACTGACTTTTGATTTGAATAGTTCGCAGGCGTTGTCTGAAGACGAGAAACTGCTTTTGCAAAAGAATATTGCTGCCCGTTTAACAACAGAAAATATTCTGATTTTAAATTGTGATGAAGACAGAAGTCAGCTTAAAAACAAAGATATTGTTGTAAAACGTTTTTTAGAGCTGATTAAAAAAGGTTTATATGTTCCTAAAGTTCGTAAAGCAACTAAAATTCCAAAATCGGTGATTAAAAAACGAATCAAGGATAAAAAGAACGTCTCTGAAATAAAGCAATCCAGAAAGAAACCCAATTTGGATTAAATACCAAATTCCAATCATAACGATTAGATTTCGTTGTCAAAAATTGGAATTTGGAATTTGGAATTTGAAAGTTGGATTTCTTAGATTTCGTTGTCAAATATTGGAATTTGGAGTTTGAAAATTGGATTTTTTAATACTACCTTTACTCCGTCTCAAAGGGGTGCTCTAAATAACGAGCTGAGATCATACCCAAAGAACCTGAGCGAGTAATGTCGCTAAGGGAAAGACGACAATTTTAGCGTATACACTATACTTTGTCGTGAAACATTTATTAATTTAACAATAAGAATAATTCCCCCTTTTATTTGTAATTCTTTACAGATGAAAACTTTTTTTAAAGGTGCTGAGGTGCTAAGTTACAAAGGTTCTAAGATGAACCAAAAATCAATTTTCTTTCTTCTATTTTCTATTTTCTTTTCTCAATTGTCTTTCGCGCAAGAGCAGGATTCTACTAAAGTCAATAAACTGGATGATGTTTTAGTTTCGGCAGTTCGTGTTACGACCAAAACCCCGGTAAGTTTTAGTAATCTCGATAAAAAAGACATTAAATTTAGAAATCTTGGTCAGGACATTCCAATCCTAATGAACTATCTGCCGTCAGTGGTTACCACTTCTGATGCAGGAGGCGGAATAGGGTATACCGGAATCAGGGTGCGTGGTAGTGATGCTACCAGAGTAAACGTGACCATTAACGGAATCCCCTACAATGATGCCGAAAGCCAGGGAACTTTTTGGGTAAATATGCCCGATTTTGCTTCTTCTGTTGAAAGTTTACAGTTGCAGCGAGGTGTTGGAACTTCTACCAATGGTTCTTCTGCTTTTGGAGCCAGTTTGAACATGCTGACCGATAATTATGCGACCAAAGCAAGTGGGGAAATTTCAAGCTCTTACGGAAGTTTCAATTCAAATAAAAATACCGTAAAATTCAGTACAGGTTTATTAAACGATCATTTTGAACTGGCAGGACGTTTGTCTACTATTAAATCGGATGGTTATGTAGATCGTGCAAGTTCGGATCTAAAATCGTATTTTCTTCAGGGGACTTATGTAGGTAAAACAACTTTGATTAAAGCGCTCGTTTTTGGAGGAACTGAAAAAACGTACCAGTCCTGGAACGGAATTGATGCTGAAACTTTAAATTCAAACAGAACTTACAACTCTGCCGGAAAATATAAAGACGAAGCAGGAAATGTTCATTTCTATGATAATGAAACAGACAATTACAAACAAAATCATTATCAATTACATTGGAGTGAATCCATTTCCGATCAATGGAGCAGTAATTTAGCGGTTCATTATACAAAAGGGCAGGGCTACTATGAAAACTTTAAATACAATGAGCCAGTTGCAGGTTATGGACCAATTCAGCCTACTAAAATGGTGGAAAATGATCTTGGAGAACTTGTTCCCGGTACTGACTTAATTCGTCAGAAATGGTTGGACAATGATTTTTACGGGACAACTTTTTCAGTAAAATACAAAGAAGAAAAACTGGATGTGATCGTAGGTGGTGGCTGGAATAAATATGAGGGATCTCATTTTGGTAAAGTTATTTGGGCAAGAAATTCTTCTCAAGCCCTGCCTGGAAATCACTATTACGACGATTTCTCAACTAAAACGGACGGGAATATTTTTGCAAAAGCAAATTATCAGTTCACTGAAAAGTTAAGTTTCTATGGCGATTTGCAATACAGAAATGTACAGTACAAAGCCAATGGTAAAGATACAGGATTAGTAGATGATAGCTTTAATTTCTTTAATCCGAAAGCAGGTTTGAATTACGAAATTAACTCCAAAAACACCCTTTACTTTTCATACGCCAGAGCCAATCGCGAGCCTAACAGAACCGATTACGAAGGTGGAAATGTAAAGCCTGAAAAACTAAATGATTTTGAATTAGGATGGAGATTCAATTCGGATAAATTTCAGTTGAATTCAAATGTTTATTACATGGCTTATAAAGATCAGTTAATTTTAACCGGAAGACTGGACGATGTTGGAGCTCCAATTCGTGCAAATACCGAAAAAAGTTACCGTTTAGGTTTGGAAGTAGATGCTACTATACAACTTTCTGAAAAGTTTATTCTTAGACCAAACTTCACTTTAAGCAACAATAAAAATATTGATCTGGCTGTTGAAGGGGAGCATTACGGAACAACTGATATTGCTTATTCACCATCGGTTATTGCTGGAAATATTATTGTGTACAGTCCGATTCAAAGTTTACACATTTCGTTATTGCAAAAATATGTAGGCGAACAATACATGAACAATATTGAATTGCCGGCTGCTAAACTGGCGGATTATTTTGTGAACGATTTGAATGTTTCTTATGAAATCAAGCCAAAATCTGTTTTCAAATCAATTTTAATTACAGGTTTGGTAAACAATATTCTGGATAAAAAATATGTTTCAAATGGAGCAATGTGGGACGTTTACCCTTACTACTATCCTCAGGCCGGGATTAATTTCCTAGCGGGATTGACATTGAAATTCTAAAAAAGTAAAAAAGCCTGAAAAGTTAATTTTTCAGGCTTTTTTTTATTTTAATTGTAAACGTGAATCACCGTTCCGGTTACTTCTACACGATATTGTTT harbors:
- a CDS encoding geranylgeranylglyceryl/heptaprenylglyceryl phosphate synthase, yielding MRQKLLTIRQEILEAKRNGQKLLAILLDPDKIVWENLDHLLLKINQSPATHIFVGGSIVQATILEDLISKLKQDTNLPVVIFPGDPSQISPQADAILFLSLLSGRNPDYLIEYQVQAAPILKRTNLEVISTGYILIESGNETAVARVSKTKPLDRDNFDLVLATAQAGEMLGNQLIYLEAGSGAKKAVPLEMIRLIAQNVEIPIIVGGGIVDLHGIQNAYNAGADLVVIGTAFENDSHFFES
- the pnuC gene encoding nicotinamide riboside transporter PnuC, translating into MIDFFLDSYKNTPLWHIALEFVVFICGILSVWFAKKENIWVYPTGLIATVISVYLLYVAGYIGDMIINGYFSIMSIYGWYVWAKGGTVEDNLPITRTNTNEKIIGIVLFFITVFVVFGIYKYFDYEIKNDNYVDMISSGIFFAGMWYMAKKKIENWTLWIIGDIIVVPLYAYRGLGMLSLQYLIFTILAISAYLEWRKILDSKKQLS
- the arfB gene encoding alternative ribosome rescue aminoacyl-tRNA hydrolase ArfB translates to MDVEKIISELSFKAVRSSGAGGQNVNKVSSKVVLTFDLNSSQALSEDEKLLLQKNIAARLTTENILILNCDEDRSQLKNKDIVVKRFLELIKKGLYVPKVRKATKIPKSVIKKRIKDKKNVSEIKQSRKKPNLD
- a CDS encoding TonB-dependent receptor, translating into MKTFFKGAEVLSYKGSKMNQKSIFFLLFSIFFSQLSFAQEQDSTKVNKLDDVLVSAVRVTTKTPVSFSNLDKKDIKFRNLGQDIPILMNYLPSVVTTSDAGGGIGYTGIRVRGSDATRVNVTINGIPYNDAESQGTFWVNMPDFASSVESLQLQRGVGTSTNGSSAFGASLNMLTDNYATKASGEISSSYGSFNSNKNTVKFSTGLLNDHFELAGRLSTIKSDGYVDRASSDLKSYFLQGTYVGKTTLIKALVFGGTEKTYQSWNGIDAETLNSNRTYNSAGKYKDEAGNVHFYDNETDNYKQNHYQLHWSESISDQWSSNLAVHYTKGQGYYENFKYNEPVAGYGPIQPTKMVENDLGELVPGTDLIRQKWLDNDFYGTTFSVKYKEEKLDVIVGGGWNKYEGSHFGKVIWARNSSQALPGNHYYDDFSTKTDGNIFAKANYQFTEKLSFYGDLQYRNVQYKANGKDTGLVDDSFNFFNPKAGLNYEINSKNTLYFSYARANREPNRTDYEGGNVKPEKLNDFELGWRFNSDKFQLNSNVYYMAYKDQLILTGRLDDVGAPIRANTEKSYRLGLEVDATIQLSEKFILRPNFTLSNNKNIDLAVEGEHYGTTDIAYSPSVIAGNIIVYSPIQSLHISLLQKYVGEQYMNNIELPAAKLADYFVNDLNVSYEIKPKSVFKSILITGLVNNILDKKYVSNGAMWDVYPYYYPQAGINFLAGLTLKF